One Sphaerisporangium krabiense DNA segment encodes these proteins:
- the gatC gene encoding Asp-tRNA(Asn)/Glu-tRNA(Gln) amidotransferase subunit GatC, translating into MSAITRDEVAHLARLSRLALNDAELDHYATQLDAIIGAVARVSEVATDDVPPSSHALPLTNVYRPDETRPSLTPEQALAAAPAVEDDRFRVPRILGEEA; encoded by the coding sequence ATGTCCGCCATAACCCGCGACGAGGTCGCTCACCTCGCCCGGCTCTCCCGGCTGGCGCTGAACGACGCCGAGCTCGACCACTACGCCACCCAGCTCGACGCCATCATCGGCGCGGTCGCGCGGGTGTCCGAGGTCGCCACCGACGACGTCCCGCCGTCCTCGCACGCGCTGCCGCTCACCAACGTCTACCGTCCCGACGAGACGCGGCCGAGCCTGACCCCGGAGCAGGCGCTGGCGGCCGCCCCGGCCGTCGAGGACGACCGCTTCCGCGTCCCGCGCATCCTCGGGGAGGAGGCATGA
- the gatA gene encoding Asp-tRNA(Asn)/Glu-tRNA(Gln) amidotransferase subunit GatA has product MSLTRKTAAELGALMASGEVSAVEVTQAHLDRVAEVDGQVHAFLHVAAESALAQARAVDARRAAGEELGPLAGVPIAHKDVFTTTDMPTTAGSKILEGYRPPYDATVTARLREAGLVILGKTNLDEFAMGSSTENSAYGPTRNPWDLGRIPGGSSGGSSAAVASYQAPLSTGTDTGGSIRQPAAVTGIVGMKPTYGGSSRYGLIAFASSLDTPGPFARTVLDAALLHEAFSGHDVMDTTSIHAEVPPVVEAARHGDVAGLRVGVVKEFGGEGYQPGVLARFHEAVELLESMGAKVAEISCPNFGYALPAYYLIAPSECSSNLARFDGMRYGLRAGDDGSRSAEEVMALTRAAGFGPEVKRRIMLGTYALSSGYYDAYYGSAQKVRTLIARDFEAAFHQVDVLISPTTPTTAFPIGERADDPMAMYLADLCTIPANLAGNAAISVPCGLADEDGLPVGLQIMAPVLGDDRCYRVAAAVEKAFESRWGGPLLKEAPSL; this is encoded by the coding sequence ATGAGTCTCACCCGCAAGACCGCCGCCGAGCTCGGCGCGCTCATGGCCTCGGGCGAGGTCTCGGCCGTCGAGGTCACCCAGGCCCACCTGGACCGCGTCGCCGAGGTCGACGGGCAGGTCCACGCCTTCCTGCACGTCGCCGCCGAGTCGGCGCTGGCCCAGGCCCGCGCGGTCGACGCCCGCCGCGCCGCCGGCGAGGAGCTCGGCCCGCTGGCCGGCGTGCCCATCGCCCACAAGGACGTCTTCACCACCACGGACATGCCGACCACGGCCGGTTCCAAGATCCTCGAAGGCTACCGCCCGCCCTACGACGCGACCGTGACCGCGCGCCTGCGCGAGGCGGGCCTCGTGATCCTCGGCAAGACCAACCTGGACGAGTTCGCGATGGGCTCCTCCACCGAGAACTCCGCCTACGGCCCGACCCGCAACCCGTGGGACCTCGGCCGCATCCCCGGCGGGTCCTCCGGCGGCTCCAGCGCCGCGGTGGCCTCCTACCAGGCCCCGCTGTCCACCGGCACCGACACCGGCGGCTCGATCCGCCAGCCCGCCGCCGTCACCGGCATCGTCGGCATGAAGCCCACCTACGGCGGCTCCTCGCGGTACGGGCTCATCGCCTTCGCGTCCTCGCTGGACACCCCCGGCCCGTTCGCCCGCACCGTCCTTGACGCCGCCCTGCTGCACGAGGCGTTCTCCGGCCACGACGTGATGGACACCACGTCCATCCACGCCGAGGTCCCGCCGGTGGTCGAGGCCGCGCGCCACGGCGACGTCGCCGGGCTGCGCGTCGGCGTGGTCAAGGAGTTCGGGGGCGAGGGCTACCAGCCGGGCGTGCTGGCCCGCTTCCACGAGGCCGTCGAGCTGCTGGAGTCGATGGGCGCCAAGGTCGCCGAGATCTCCTGCCCGAACTTCGGCTACGCGCTCCCGGCCTACTACCTGATCGCCCCCTCGGAGTGCTCCTCGAACCTCGCCAGGTTCGACGGCATGCGCTACGGCCTGCGCGCCGGCGACGACGGCTCGCGCAGCGCCGAGGAGGTCATGGCCCTCACCCGCGCCGCCGGGTTCGGCCCCGAGGTCAAGCGCCGCATCATGCTCGGCACCTACGCGCTGTCCAGCGGCTACTACGACGCCTACTACGGCTCGGCGCAGAAGGTCCGCACGCTGATCGCCCGCGACTTCGAGGCCGCGTTCCACCAGGTCGACGTGCTGATCTCGCCGACCACCCCGACCACCGCCTTCCCGATCGGCGAACGCGCCGACGACCCCATGGCGATGTACCTGGCCGACCTCTGCACGATCCCGGCCAACCTCGCCGGCAACGCCGCCATCTCCGTCCCCTGCGGCCTCGCCGACGAGGACGGCCTCCCGGTAGGCCTCCAGATCATGGCCCCGGTCCTCGGCGACGACCGCTGCTACCGCGTCGCCGCCGCCGTAGAGAAGGCCTTCGAGTCCCGCTGGGGTGGCCCGCTGCTGAAGGAGGCTCCGTCCCTGTGA
- the gatB gene encoding Asp-tRNA(Asn)/Glu-tRNA(Gln) amidotransferase subunit GatB: MPFDEALERFEPVLGLETHVELGTASKMFCGCPTTFGAPPNTHVCPVCLALPGALPVANDKAIESTIRIGLALNCTIAEWCRFARKNYFYPDMPKNYQISQYDEPLCVNGYLDVEVDGRPFRVEIERVHLEEDTGKSTHVGGATGRIHGADHSIVDYNRAGIPLVEIVTKPIPGTDRLAPEVARAYVTELRELMRALGVSDVRMEEGSLRCDVNVSLMPRGSSEWGTRTETKNVNSLRSVERSVRGEIERQAAVLAEGGKIVQETRHFHEDTGATTSGRSKEEAQDYRYFPEPDLLPIAPTPEWVEELRAELPELPSARRRRLQGEWGVSDLDMAAMHNAGAIDLVEATVSAGVPAADARKWWMGELARRANESGTALADLPITPAQIARVVELVASGALNDKLARQVLEGVLAGEGSPDEVVEARGLRIVSDEGELSSIIDQVLAQNADAADKVRSGKIAAVGALVGGVMKASRGKADAGRARELILEKLGVEA, encoded by the coding sequence ATGCCGTTCGACGAGGCGCTGGAGCGGTTCGAGCCGGTGCTCGGGCTGGAGACGCATGTCGAGCTCGGTACGGCGTCCAAGATGTTCTGTGGGTGCCCGACCACGTTCGGGGCGCCGCCGAACACGCATGTCTGTCCGGTGTGCCTGGCGTTGCCGGGGGCGTTGCCGGTGGCCAACGACAAGGCCATCGAGTCGACGATTCGCATCGGGCTGGCGCTGAACTGCACGATCGCGGAATGGTGCAGGTTCGCCCGGAAGAACTACTTCTATCCGGACATGCCGAAGAACTACCAGATCAGCCAGTACGACGAGCCGCTCTGCGTCAACGGCTACCTCGACGTCGAGGTGGACGGCCGTCCGTTCCGGGTCGAGATCGAGCGGGTGCACCTCGAAGAGGACACCGGCAAGTCGACCCACGTCGGCGGCGCCACCGGCCGCATCCACGGCGCGGACCACTCCATCGTCGACTACAACCGGGCGGGCATCCCGCTGGTCGAGATCGTCACCAAGCCGATCCCGGGAACCGACCGGCTCGCGCCCGAGGTCGCCCGGGCGTACGTCACGGAGCTGCGTGAGCTGATGCGGGCGCTGGGCGTGTCCGACGTGCGCATGGAGGAGGGCTCGCTGCGCTGCGACGTCAACGTGTCGCTGATGCCGCGCGGCTCCTCCGAGTGGGGCACCCGCACCGAGACCAAGAACGTCAACTCGCTGCGCAGCGTCGAGCGGTCCGTACGCGGCGAGATCGAGCGTCAGGCCGCCGTCCTCGCCGAGGGCGGCAAGATCGTGCAGGAGACCCGCCACTTCCACGAGGACACCGGCGCCACCACTTCCGGCCGCTCCAAGGAAGAGGCGCAGGACTACCGCTACTTCCCCGAGCCCGACCTGCTGCCGATCGCCCCGACCCCCGAGTGGGTCGAGGAACTGCGCGCGGAACTGCCTGAGCTGCCGTCCGCGCGGCGCCGGCGCCTGCAGGGCGAGTGGGGCGTCTCCGACCTGGACATGGCGGCCATGCACAACGCGGGCGCCATCGACCTGGTGGAGGCCACGGTGTCGGCCGGGGTGCCCGCCGCCGACGCGCGCAAGTGGTGGATGGGCGAGCTGGCCCGCCGCGCCAACGAGTCCGGCACGGCCCTGGCCGACCTGCCGATCACGCCCGCGCAGATCGCCCGGGTCGTCGAGCTGGTCGCCTCCGGCGCGCTGAACGACAAGCTGGCCCGCCAGGTGCTGGAGGGCGTGCTCGCGGGCGAGGGCTCGCCCGACGAGGTCGTCGAGGCCAGGGGCCTGCGCATCGTCAGCGACGAGGGCGAGCTGTCCTCGATCATCGACCAGGTCCTCGCGCAGAACGCCGACGCGGCCGACAAGGTGCGGTCCGGCAAGATCGCCGCGGTCGGCGCCCTGGTCGGCGGCGTGATGAAGGCCAGCAGGGGCAAGGCCGACGCCGGACGCGCCCGGGAGCTGATCCTGGAGAAGCTGGGCGTCGAGGCGTAA
- a CDS encoding VanW family protein — protein MRNAGASIDPPPDPFSAVRPDKSDPSSGSSSSSASSSPSGSSSGGRRGRSGDDKEPVSQPTRKKLPRGVSPLPPGVSPEAFAPTPPSSSSGKPPTLPPPAPPAEPWPMTGSPRVRWSMDDPAAQPSIVMVPDPPRRRSRLRRMFILVGGLAILFMFGYCIPATYMWGKVLPGTHVAGIAIGGMTQTEALDLVHARFDVNDQRDVPLLLGGRPVGKITPSEIGLAVDAQATVADAETGFPSPADVWRAFTGERELPLRVTSNQVKLAQEIRKVAQVIDRPVREGRIVYDGVTPRLIPPREGLALDRRGAEEAVKAAFASAPSSAALTVTTILPKAREDAFAPFMDDARRAVAAPILLTNGGRRATLTPAAVAENLVFAPGEQGDVGPRFDTHRAIGDLEAGLVGVAEAARPAGFVIEEDAPRLVPARTGKGVDVAKFDTALARLMDQGGRRVIPVSLALTPPTLTDEQALGLGVKEKVSTFTTTFRCCAARVTNIQRAARLVDGRVVKPGETFSLNEVVGRPQSSRGFVTAQAVQGDRLVTIMGGGISQLATTMYNATYLAGLEDVEHSQHVIHIPRYPPGRDAAVFYPEPDLRWRNDTQYGILVTAEATGMSVTVTLWSTKVYDKIEAETSAKTAITQPQTFTYDGGDCVPTEGAPGFTVTVTRVFSKDGAVVRRDEPQTLTYDPQARVNCTTARSPTSDPELRRPPAGNDSTPTVTPSPSPTGQKRLKKNNNDKNNEPVKNPKATPNNTKNVGNPTPKPKATKTLTPNGNGNGNGNGNGNGNGNGNGNGNGKK, from the coding sequence GTGCGGAACGCCGGAGCGTCCATCGACCCGCCGCCCGATCCGTTCTCGGCGGTGCGACCGGACAAATCCGACCCTTCGTCCGGCTCTTCTTCTTCCTCGGCCTCTTCTTCGCCGTCCGGTTCCTCGTCCGGGGGCCGGCGGGGCCGGTCCGGCGACGACAAGGAGCCCGTCTCCCAGCCGACCCGCAAGAAGCTGCCCCGCGGCGTGTCGCCGCTGCCTCCCGGCGTGTCGCCCGAGGCGTTCGCGCCCACGCCGCCGTCCTCCTCGTCCGGCAAACCGCCGACGCTGCCGCCGCCCGCGCCGCCCGCCGAGCCCTGGCCGATGACCGGCAGCCCGCGCGTGCGCTGGAGCATGGACGACCCGGCCGCCCAGCCGTCGATCGTCATGGTCCCCGACCCGCCCAGGCGCCGGAGCCGGCTGCGCCGCATGTTCATCCTCGTCGGCGGCCTCGCGATCCTGTTCATGTTCGGCTACTGCATCCCCGCGACCTACATGTGGGGGAAGGTGCTGCCCGGCACCCACGTCGCCGGCATCGCCATCGGCGGCATGACGCAGACCGAGGCGCTCGACCTGGTCCACGCCCGCTTCGACGTCAACGACCAGCGTGACGTCCCGCTGCTGCTCGGCGGCAGGCCCGTCGGCAAGATCACGCCCAGCGAGATCGGGCTCGCCGTGGACGCCCAGGCCACCGTGGCCGACGCCGAGACCGGCTTCCCGAGCCCCGCCGACGTCTGGCGGGCCTTCACCGGCGAGCGGGAGCTGCCGCTGCGGGTCACGTCCAACCAGGTCAAGCTCGCGCAGGAGATCCGCAAGGTCGCGCAGGTGATCGACAGGCCCGTCCGCGAGGGGCGCATCGTCTACGACGGCGTCACCCCGCGCCTGATCCCGCCGCGCGAGGGCCTCGCGCTGGACCGGCGGGGCGCGGAGGAGGCCGTCAAGGCGGCGTTCGCCAGCGCGCCCTCCTCGGCCGCGCTCACGGTCACGACCATCCTCCCCAAGGCCCGCGAGGACGCCTTCGCTCCCTTCATGGACGACGCGCGGCGCGCGGTGGCCGCGCCGATCCTCCTCACCAACGGCGGCAGGCGGGCGACGCTGACCCCGGCGGCCGTCGCCGAGAACCTCGTCTTCGCCCCCGGCGAGCAGGGCGACGTGGGCCCCAGGTTCGACACCCACCGGGCGATCGGTGACCTGGAGGCCGGGCTCGTGGGCGTCGCCGAGGCCGCGCGGCCCGCCGGGTTCGTCATCGAGGAGGACGCCCCGAGGCTCGTCCCCGCCCGCACGGGCAAGGGGGTCGACGTGGCCAAGTTCGACACGGCGCTGGCGCGGCTGATGGACCAGGGCGGGCGCCGCGTCATCCCGGTGTCGCTGGCCCTCACGCCGCCCACCCTCACCGACGAGCAGGCGCTCGGGCTCGGCGTGAAGGAGAAGGTCTCCACGTTCACGACGACCTTCCGGTGCTGCGCCGCGCGGGTGACCAACATCCAGCGGGCGGCCAGGCTCGTGGACGGGCGGGTGGTCAAGCCGGGGGAGACGTTCTCGCTCAACGAGGTCGTGGGGCGTCCCCAGTCGTCCCGGGGGTTCGTGACGGCCCAGGCCGTGCAGGGCGACCGGCTCGTGACGATCATGGGCGGCGGCATCTCGCAGCTCGCGACCACCATGTACAACGCGACCTACCTCGCGGGCCTGGAGGACGTCGAGCATTCCCAGCACGTCATCCACATCCCGCGCTATCCGCCCGGGCGGGACGCGGCGGTCTTCTACCCCGAGCCCGACCTGCGGTGGCGCAACGACACGCAGTACGGGATCCTCGTGACGGCCGAGGCCACGGGCATGTCGGTCACCGTCACCCTCTGGAGCACCAAGGTCTACGACAAGATCGAGGCCGAGACCTCCGCGAAGACCGCGATCACCCAGCCGCAGACCTTCACCTACGACGGCGGTGACTGCGTCCCCACGGAGGGCGCGCCCGGGTTCACGGTCACGGTGACCCGCGTGTTCTCCAAGGACGGCGCGGTGGTGCGGCGCGACGAGCCGCAGACCCTGACCTATGACCCGCAGGCGCGGGTGAACTGCACGACGGCCCGCTCGCCCACCTCCGATCCGGAGCTGCGCCGCCCGCCGGCGGGGAACGACTCGACACCCACGGTGACGCCGTCACCATCCCCGACCGGACAGAAACGATTAAAGAAGAACAATAACGACAAAAATAACGAACCAGTCAAAAACCCCAAAGCCACCCCTAATAACACCAAGAACGTCGGCAATCCCACGCCCAAGCCGAAAGCCACCAAGACCCTCACGCCGAACGGCAACGGCAACGGCAACGGCAACGGCAACGGCAACGGCAACGGGAACGGGAACGGGAACGGCAATGGCAAGAAGTGA
- a CDS encoding PQQ-dependent sugar dehydrogenase yields MSNRTFRRGARRGAAATVLAGALAAALTAGCVPDGAGRADAGDPPATRPAPPTVTPESGPRTPRTLVADLAVPWAVAFLPSGDALVTERDSARLLRVTPAGRVGEVGVIRNVSPAGEGGLLGVAVSPRFAQDRSVFVYFTAANDNRIVRYRYDRTLSNPVTILSGIPKGAIHNGGRLAFGPDGYLYASTGESGDRPLSQDLGSLGGKILRMTTEGRPAPGNPFGSVVWTYGHRNVQGMAWDPSGRMYATEFGQNTYDEVNLIQKGHNYGWPEVEGFGGGRKYTDPLLTWPTSESSPSGLAYARGSLWAAALRGQRLWQIPLTAAGRVGEPIARFKGEYGRLRAVATSPDRNLYVGTSNKDGRGNPRPGDDRILVVPLK; encoded by the coding sequence ATGTCCAATCGAACGTTCCGCCGCGGGGCCCGCCGGGGCGCGGCCGCCACGGTGCTCGCCGGGGCGCTGGCGGCCGCGCTCACGGCCGGGTGCGTCCCGGACGGCGCCGGGCGCGCCGACGCGGGCGACCCGCCCGCCACCCGGCCCGCGCCGCCCACCGTCACGCCCGAGAGCGGGCCCAGGACACCGAGGACCCTGGTCGCGGACCTGGCCGTGCCGTGGGCCGTCGCCTTCCTGCCCTCCGGCGACGCGCTGGTCACCGAGCGCGACTCGGCCCGGCTGCTGCGCGTCACCCCGGCCGGGCGGGTCGGCGAGGTGGGAGTGATCCGGAACGTGTCCCCCGCCGGGGAGGGCGGGCTGCTCGGTGTCGCCGTCTCGCCCAGGTTCGCCCAGGACCGGTCGGTCTTCGTGTACTTCACGGCCGCGAACGACAACCGCATCGTGCGCTACCGCTACGACCGGACGCTGTCGAACCCGGTGACGATCCTGAGCGGCATCCCCAAGGGCGCCATCCACAACGGCGGGCGCCTGGCGTTCGGCCCGGACGGCTACCTGTACGCCTCGACCGGCGAGTCGGGCGACCGTCCCCTCTCCCAGGACCTCGGCTCGCTGGGCGGCAAGATCCTTCGCATGACCACCGAGGGCAGGCCCGCGCCCGGCAACCCGTTCGGCAGCGTCGTCTGGACCTACGGCCACCGCAACGTGCAGGGCATGGCCTGGGACCCCTCGGGCCGCATGTACGCCACCGAGTTCGGCCAGAACACCTACGACGAGGTCAACCTCATCCAGAAGGGGCACAACTACGGCTGGCCCGAGGTCGAGGGCTTCGGCGGCGGACGCAAGTACACCGACCCGCTGCTCACCTGGCCGACCAGCGAGTCCTCACCGTCCGGGCTGGCCTACGCGCGCGGGTCCCTGTGGGCGGCGGCGCTGCGGGGACAGCGGCTCTGGCAGATCCCCCTGACCGCGGCGGGCCGGGTGGGCGAGCCGATCGCCCGCTTCAAGGGAGAGTACGGGCGGCTGCGCGCGGTGGCGACGTCCCCGGACAGGAACCTGTACGTGGGGACGAGCAACAAGGACGGACGGGGAAACCCGAGGCCGGGCGACGACCGCATCCTGGTCGTCCCGTTGAAGTAG
- a CDS encoding 2-hydroxyacid dehydrogenase — protein sequence MKIWAPSQDVVDVLADLPGVECEVYDGGPEPPKGADEVEVWIPPLMPPRATAGMLARMTSLRLLQTVSAGVDAYVPHLPDGVILCNARGVHDAGTAEWAVGAMIAVLREFPAFALAQERGEWTYRHTGVLADATVLIVGYGSIGQALERRLDGFEVDVVRVARTPREGVHGEDELPRLLPEADVVVLLVPSTSGTARLVDARFLASMKDGALLVNAARGPVVDTGALLAELRAGRLRAALDVTDPEPLPAGHPLWSAPGVFITPHVAGSTAASQRRLRKLLRSQMLRYLSGEPLKNVITGSY from the coding sequence ATGAAGATTTGGGCTCCGTCTCAGGACGTCGTGGACGTCCTGGCCGATCTGCCGGGCGTGGAGTGCGAGGTCTACGACGGCGGCCCCGAGCCGCCCAAGGGCGCGGACGAGGTGGAGGTCTGGATTCCTCCGCTGATGCCGCCGCGCGCCACGGCCGGGATGCTCGCGCGCATGACGAGCCTGCGCCTGCTGCAGACCGTGTCGGCCGGTGTGGACGCCTACGTTCCGCATCTGCCGGACGGCGTGATCCTGTGCAACGCCCGCGGCGTGCACGACGCCGGCACCGCCGAGTGGGCCGTGGGCGCCATGATCGCGGTACTGCGCGAGTTCCCCGCCTTCGCCCTCGCCCAGGAGCGCGGCGAGTGGACCTACCGCCACACCGGCGTGCTCGCCGACGCCACCGTGCTGATCGTGGGATACGGCTCGATCGGCCAGGCGCTGGAGCGCCGCCTCGACGGCTTCGAGGTGGACGTCGTGCGCGTGGCGCGGACGCCGCGCGAGGGCGTGCACGGCGAGGACGAGCTTCCCCGCCTGCTGCCCGAGGCCGACGTGGTGGTGCTGCTCGTGCCGTCCACCTCGGGCACGGCCCGGCTCGTGGACGCCCGCTTCCTCGCGTCGATGAAGGACGGCGCGCTGCTGGTCAACGCCGCCAGGGGGCCGGTCGTGGACACCGGGGCGCTGCTCGCCGAGCTGCGCGCCGGCCGGCTGCGCGCCGCGCTGGACGTCACCGACCCCGAGCCGCTGCCCGCCGGCCACCCGCTGTGGTCGGCGCCGGGCGTGTTCATCACCCCGCACGTCGCCGGCAGCACGGCCGCCTCGCAGCGGCGGCTGCGTAAACTCCTGAGGTCTCAGATGCTGAGATACCTGTCCGGGGAACCGCTGAAGAACGTCATCACGGGCTCTTACTGA